The Streptomyces bacillaris sequence AAGGCGCGGGCCAGTAAGCCGAAGGAGGAGGCGACCCGGATCGTCATCCGCCCGAAGGCCGTCGACGACGCGGGCTTCACGGTCACCGCGGAGGGCGAGGACCTCTACCGCGTACGGGGCGAGAAGCCCGAACGCTGGGTGCGCCAGACCGACTTCAACAACGACGAGGCCGTCGGCTACCTCGCGGACCGGCTCAACCGCCTCGGCGTCGAGGACGCGCTCGTCAAGGCGGGCGCGCGGGCCGGTGACGGCGTCGCCATCGGCCCCGAGGAGAACGCGGTCGTCTTCGACTGGGAGCCGACCATGCAGGCCGGTGCCGAGATGCTGGGGCGCCGCGGTGAGGACCACCGCATGGAGGCACCGCGTCCGGCGGCCCAGCGACGCCGGGAGCGCGCTGCGGAGCGTGACGACGCAGAGCAGGAGTACGACGAGTTCGACCCCTTCTAGAGGGCGCACGACCTCCAGGACCGGAAGGCCTGACTCCGATCGGAGTCAGGCCTTCCGGCGATTCGGGGGCGGATACGGGCGGTCCGGGCGCTCGAACCGGGCTCCAGGGGGCGTGAGGATGTGCAGATTATGAAAGTTCTCTACGGATTCGGTCTCGGGTGGAACCTGCCGTGCTCCATCAACATCCCTGGCCAGACGGTGAACGGGGGGTTTCCAGGGGGTGCGGGACGGGGGTCGTCCGCCTTGCGGGACGGTCACGGAGAGTGCGAACATCGCGCTGTTCCACCCCCGTAGCGAAGTAGGTCGTCAGTGTCTCTGCCCCAGGAAGCCAAGCTCCGGACCACAGCCGTCGTGCTCGCGGGCGGCACCGGGCAGCGGGTGGGGCTGTCGATCCCCAAGCAGCTACTGAAGATCGCGGGCAAGGCGGTCATAGAGCACACGCTGACGATCTTTCAGAACGCCGAGGACATCGACGACATCATCGTGATGATGGCGCCGGGGTTCGTGCCGGACGTCGAGAAGATCGTCGTCAAGGCCCAGTTGACCAAGGTCACCCGGGTCATCGAGGGCGGCACCACCCGCAACGAGACCACCGAGCGCGCCATCGCGGCCCTCGGTGAGGGTCTCGCCGAGAACGAGGACCGCAACGTCCTCTTCCACGACGCGGTGCGCCCCCTGCTGTCACAGCGCGTCATCAGGGACTGTGTCGCCGCCCTCGACCGCTACCAGGCCGTCGACGTCGCCATCCCCTCCGCGGACACGATCATCGTGACCCGCACCCACGGCGAGGACGGCGAGTTCATCACCGAGGTCCCCGACCGCTCCCGGCTGCGCCGCGGCCAGACCCCGCAGGCGTTCAAGCTCTCCACGATCCGCAAGGCGTACAGGATCGCGGCGGGAGACCCCAACTTCCAGGCCACGGACGACTGTTCGGTGGTCCTCAAGTACCTCCCCGATGTGCCGATCCATGTGGTCGCGGGCGACGAGTACAACATGAAGGTCACCCAGCCGGTCGACGTCTTCCTCACCGACAAGCTCTTCCAGCTCGCCTCCACCGCCGCCCCCCGCCAGGCCGACGAGGCCGCCTACCGGGAGCTGCTCTCAGGCAAGACCGTCGTCGTCTTCGGCGGTTCGTACGGGATCGGCGCCGACCTCGCGACGATGGCGGAGAGTTACGGGGCGAAGGTCTACGCGCTGGGCCGGTCCACCACCGGCACCCATGTGGAGAACCGGGCCGACATCGACGGGGCGCTCGCCCGGGCGCACGCCGAGACCGGGCGCGTCGACTACGTCATCAACACCGCGGGCGTCCTGCGCATCGGCAGGCTGGCCGAGACGGACGACGCGACGATCCAGGAAGCGCTGAACGTCAACTATCTGGCCCCCGTCCAGATCGCGCGCGCCTCCTACAAGTACCTCGCCGAGACGCAGGGACAGCTGCTGCTCTACACCTCCAGCAGCTACACCCGCGGCCGGGCCGAGTACAGCCTCTACTCCTCCACCAAGGCCGCCATGGTCAACCTGACCCAGGCGCTCGCCGACGAGTGGGCGGGGGAGGGCATCCGGGTGAACTGCGTGAACCCGGAGCGGACCGCGACACCGATGCGCACCAGGGCCTTCGGCCAGGAGCCGGAGGGCTCGCTGCTCTCCTCGGAGGCCGTGGCCCGCACCTCGCTGGACGTGCTGCTCTCCGAGCTGACCGGGCACGTCATCGACGTACGACAGCAGGACCCGACGGCGGAGGCCTCCGCTTCGTCCGGGTTCGATCAGGCGCTGGCCTCCGCGCTGGACCGCCAGGGGGACGGTTGATCATTCTCGGAACCGACGCGATAACGGGCCTCGGTCACCGCTTAATGCGGTGACCGAGGCCTTGCGCTTATACGCATCTTCATATTTTCCTCATTTACGTGAACCTCATTACGTGAAACCAGCCGGCACCCCCCCTGGAGCAGGTTCTTCATGATCTCCCAAGCCATCCGCCTCGCCCGTGTGGGCAGCAGATCAGAACTGGCGGCAGCATTGCTGATGGGGCTCGGATACCCCTGTGTCATGCTCGCCGCGCTCATTCCGAACGTGTGGTTCTTCGCGGCGGCGGCAGCCGTCACCTACCTCGCGGACCGGTATCTGCACCATCGCGGGAGCTATGTGATCAACCGGCTCGGCAGGGTGCGGGCGGGGCTGTCCATCCGCTTCCTGCTGCGCCAGCTGATGATCATCCTGCTGCTGGCCCGGCTCGACCTGTCCGAGGGACCGCTGTTCTACACGGCGGCCGCCTGCTTCCTGCTCTTCTTCGCTCTCCAGATCCCGCACGGCGCCCTGACGACCCTGATCAGGCTGCGCCGCACGATGCCGGTCATCACCCGCAACGTGGACCTCAACGCCGTACGCATCCCCGACGCCCCGCCGAGCGCGCTGCTGCGCAGCTCGGGCGAGAAGATGCTGTACCTGGACATCCCCGCGGTGGCCGGCATCCTGATCGCCGCCGGGACCGGCGAGAACGCCGCCGCCTACGCCGGTGCCGCGCTCACCCTGCTGCTCGCCCTCCTCTACGTGGCGGCGCTCGTCCCCTACCTGCGCCGCAGCAGGCTGGCGCCCCGGCCCGCCGCCGTGCTCAAGGCCGTCGACACCTGGCTGAGCGAGTACCAGCCGACCGTGGTGCTCTACTTCTCCGGCTCCAACGAGTCCGCCTACCAGGGCAACATGTGGCTGGAGACCATGGCCCGGATCGAGGGCCGGCCGCTGATCATCATGCGGGAACGCGGTCTGGTCCCGCAGCTGGCCGAGACCTCCGTCCCGGTGATCTGCGTCCCGGCGGGCACCCACCTGATGAACCTGGACCTCTCCACCGTCCGGGTCTGTCTGTATCCGGCCAACGTCGGCAAGAACATCCACATCCTGCGCGTGCCCACCATGAAGCACGTCTTCATCGGCCACGGCGACAGCGACAAGCTCGCCAGCGTCAACCCGTACTCCAAGGTCTACGACGAGGTCTGGACGGCCGGCCGCGCGGGCCGCGACCGGTACGCGCTGGCCGACGTGGGCGTCCGGGACGAGGACATCGTCGAGGTCGGCCGCCCGCAACTGGAGTCCGTCGAGAGAGGTACGGGCTCGCTGCGCAACCCCATCCCGACCGTGCTGTACGCCCCCACCTGGGAGGGCTGGGACGACAACCCCGGCAACACCTCGCTGCTCCTTGCGGGCGAGAACATCGTGCGCGGGCTGATCGACGCGGACGAGCCGGTCCGGATCGTCTACAAGCCGCACCCCTTCACCGGCATCCGCAACGCCAGGGCCAAGGCGGTCGACGCCCGGATCCGGGCCATGCTGGAGAAGGCCGCCGCCGAGCGCGCCGCCGAGCCCCGCTGGGTCCGGGAGGCCGAGCGGACGGCCGCCGACCGGAGCGCCGCCGAGGCCGAACTCGTCACCATCGGCGCCCGGTTGGCGGAGCTGGCCGTGGTGGGCCGCCCCGGCGCGGACGAGGCGGAGGAGTCGCGGGTCGCGCTCGCGGATCCCGCCCGCGAGGCGGAGACGGCCCGGCTGCGGGCCGCGTGGAACGACGCCTACTGGCGCTCCTTCGGCTGGTGGGAGCACCGTACGGTGACGGGCCCGCAGCCCAGGCTGTACGACTGCTTCAACGAGTCCGACGCCATGGTCTCGGACATCTCCAGCGTGGTCTCCGACTTCATCGCGAGCGGAAAGCCGTACGCGGTCACCGACTCCGCGGGGCTGGGCGCCGAGGAGTTCCGGCGGCAGAACACCGCTGTACGGGCCGCGGTCGTCCTCTCCAACGGCGCCGGGGAACTCGGTGAACTGCTGGCCGCCGTCGCGGACCCACCCGCCGACACCCTGGCCGGGGCGCGCCGGGAGCTGAAGACGTACCTCCTGGGCCCGGACGAGCCGACCTCCATGGAGCGGTTCAACGCCGCCGTACGGGCGCTCGCCGCCAAGGCGGAGGCCCGTAACGCCGGGGTCGCCCAGCGGATCGGGGACCAGGCCGTGGCCGTCCCGGACCGGGAGGCGGACTCCAGCGGTGCCGGGACGGGCGAGCCGGAGGCGACGGCGGCGGCCGTCGCCACGGCGGACCCGGACGCGGTGGCCGTCCCCGGCGGCGAGGCGGAAGTGGCGGAAGCCGCGGTCGCTCCGGAGGCCACGACGGCGCGCTGAGGCCCACAGCCGACCGGGCCGGCCGGAAAGGGACGCAACCCCGACGACGACCCGTACGTCTCCCTCCGAGGAGGGGATGTACGGGTCGTTCGGCGTGTTTGCACATAAAGAGTTTTGTGCACAAAGAGTGCAGAGCCGGGCAATTCGCCTTCCCTCGTGATCAAATCGGCGGGTGGATATGGCCGACATGCCCAGGACGAACCACGAGCCCGATGTCAGTGTGATCATCGGGGCGTATGAAGCGATGCCCTATCTGATCCGGTGTCTGGAGTCGGTGGACGCGCAGACGATCGGCCCCGGACGCATGGAGATCGTCGCGGTCGACGACGGTTCCACGGACGGTACGGGCGAATGTCTGGAGGAATTCGCCGCCCGGACGGCGATCCCCATGCGGGTCGTCCGGCAGGAGAATTCCGGCGGTCCCAGCGGCCCGCGGAACCTCGGCCTCGGGCTGGCCCGGGGCCGGTACGTCTTCTTTCTCGACGCCGACGACTATTTCGGTGAAGAGGCCCTGGAACGCATGGTCGCCATGGGCGACCGGGCGGGCACGGACGTGATTCTCGGAAAGATCGTCGGCGTCGACCGCGGTGCGGCCAAGTCCATGTGGGGCGAGACCGTCGAGCGCGCCGATCTCTTCGATTCCCACATCAAATTCACCCTGAGCGCGCAGAAACTGTTCCGGCGCGACCTTCTCGTACGGCTCGGCATGAGCTTCGACGAGAAGCTGCGGACGGGCGAGGACGCCCTCTTCACCATGGAGGCGTATCTGCGCGGCGACGGGGTCTCCGTCGTCGCGGACTACACCTGCTACTACCTGGTGGGCCGGGAGGACGGCAAACAGCTCACCAAGAGCGGCGGCTACGAGCTGCGGTTCGACTCGGCCAGGGCGCTCATGAAGCTCATCGCCGACCATGTCCCGCCGGGGCCGCGGCGCGACACCCTGATGGTCCGGCCCTTCGTCATCACGCTGCTCCCGCAGTTCGGCCCGGCCCTCCTCGGGCAGAGCGAGGCCGTGCGGAAGCACAAGCTGGAGCTGGCCGCCCCGCTGATGCGGGCCTACTGGACGCCGGGGCTGGCCCGCCGGCTCAAGGTCCAGGAGAGGCTGCGGCTGACCTGCGTGGCCGAGGGGCGGCTCGATCTCCTGCTGGACATCCTGCGGTTCCTGAAGGACAAGAAGAAGCCGAAGGCGGTCCGCAAGGGTCTGCGCGGCCGGCTCCACCTCACCTACCCGCACTTCGGGGAGGGCGCGGGGCTGCCGGACGCGGCGTACGAGCTGACCGTGCCGGAGCGGATCGGCGGCGGAAAACCCGTGGTGCCGGAGCCGCAGACCCCGACGGTCTTCGTACGGCGCCTGAGGCGCAAGGCCCGCCGGACGGCCGGGGCGCTCCGGACCGCCCTCCACGTACCGCGCCGCGCGTAGTCGCACCCTCGGCGGTTCGGGGCCCTACTCCTCCGGCCGCAGCAGCTTCCGGACCGGGCGGCCCACCACCCGGCGGGCCCGCCGGTAGACGGTCGGGAGGGTGCCCGCGCCCTGGCCGATCTGGATCCGGACACCGACCGGGGACGTCCGTCCGGCGAGCCGGCCGCGCAGCTCCGCGTTGTGCGCGGCCAACTCCTCCATCCGGCCCCGCAGCCAGCCGAACCGCGCGCTCAGCGCCTCGGGGTCGTTGCCGATCCAGGGGCGCACGGCGGGCGGCAGCGCGAGACCGGCCAGCCGGGCGTCGAACGCGGCGCCCCCGTCGCCGTGCGTGAAGGTGTTCTCCAGGCCGTTCCGCTCCAGGAACCCGATGAAGCGGAGGAAGCGCTCCTCGTGCCCGTTCACGAGCCCGCCGAAGTCGGCAGCCTCGTACAGTTCGGCGGGATCGACGGTGTCGGGGACCTCGGAGATCCTGCGGTGCGGGATCTCGAAGTACCGGCACAGCTCCAGGGTCCGGGAGTCGCTGCACAGGACCGTGCTCGGCACCCCGGCCAGCAGCGCCGCGATGTTGCCGTGGATGCGGGAGCCGAAGGAGAAGTCGAAGTCGCGGAGTTCACCGATCCAGGTGGCCGGGTCGATGTAGAGCCGGACCTTGTCCTCCCGGTACATCGGGTGGGACGGGTGCGTCGGCATCGAGGTCTGCGCGCCGTCGGGGTGCGGGGTCTCGCGCCAGTGCAGCAGCTCCGCCTCCAGAAGGTTCTGCCCGATGAACCGGAGGTGCGGATAGCGCCCGTGGGCCCGGCGGATGATCGCGTCGAGCCCGTGCGCGCGGACGGCGCTGTGCGAGCCGTTCACCGCGATACGGGACTCGGCGGTGAGCGGCCCCTGGCGCTTGGTGAGCGTGAACGTCGCGCCGTTCAGGAACATCGAGGGGCAGCCGATGACCTCCACGTCCCGGAACCCCATGTCGGCCAGGTACCGCGCGGTGAACTCGCCCCGCACGCCGATGGAGGCGCTGCGGTCGAGGACCGCCGCGACGAACTGCCGGACCGTCTGCTCCATCGGCTTCAGCCGCTCCGCGTCGTACGCCAGCGGGGCCTGTGCCCCGACGCCCAGCACGACCACGGGGATCCGCAACTTCCTGATCAGCTGCGTCATCCGGGCCAGCGGCCGCTCGAAGGTCGGGCGGAAGGCGTTGGCCAGCGGGACGACGAAGACGTCGTACTCCTCGTTGATGCGCTCCGCCTCGGACGGGACCGCCCGGATCCCGTTGGAGAACACGTCCGTCCGCGGGGTCGTCAGGATCTTGTGCGCCGCGTCGCTGAAGATCAGGTTCCCGGTGTTCGTCGCGAAGACGTCCCGGTGGAGGGCGTCCTCCAGGGAACCCGTATCGAACGGACTTTTGCCCGATCGCAGAAGTAAGCGGCGTTTCCGGGACGGTTCGTCGGTCACGGGCCCAGCGTAGCCCGGTGCCACCCGGCCGGAGAGGGCGTCGTACCCGCTGGAGGGCGAGTCGTGCCGCCCGCGCTGAGACGGATCGGCGCCCCGCCGACGCCTCGCGTAGATTGTGGGCGCCGGTGAGGACGACATGATGGGGACGGGCGTACGTGTCAGGGGCAAGCGAATTCGAAGGCGCACTCCGCACACCCTCCGACCGGGGTGACTCCGGGCGGCGGGCAGAAGTGACCGGTGCCCGCAGGATCGTCGTCAAGGTCGGCTCCTCCTCGCTCACCACCGCCTCCGGCGGCCTCGACGCCGACCGCGTCGACGCCCTCGTCGACGTCCTGGCCAAGGTCAGGGACGGCGGCGAACGCGAGGTCGTCCTCGTCTCCAGCGGTGCCATCGCCGCCGGGCTCGCCCCGCTCGGCCTGGTCCGCCGCCCCAAGGACCTCGCCCGCCAGCAGGCCGCCGCCAGCGTCGGCCAGGGGCTCCTGGTCGCCCGCTACACCGCCTCCTTCGCGCGTTACGGCGTCCGCGTCGGCCAGGTGCTCCTCACCGCCGACGACACCAGCCGCCGCGCCCACTACCGCAACGCCTTCAGCACCCTCGACAAGCTCCTGGAGATGGGCGCCGTCCCCGTCGTCAACGAGAACGACACCGTCGCCACCGACGAGATCCGCTTCGGCGACAACGACCGGCTCGCCGCCCTCGTCGCCCACCTCGTCCACGCCGACCTCCTCGTCCTCCTCTCCGACGTCGACGGCCTCTACGACGGACCGCCCGGAACCCCCGGCGCCTCCCGCATCGCCGAGGTCACCGGCCCCGGCGACCTCGCGGGCGTCACCATCGGCAGCGCCGGCAAGGCGGGCGTGGGCACCGGCGGCATGGTCACCAAGGTCGAGGCCGCCAACATCGCCACCGCCGCCGGGGTCCCCGTCGTCCTCACCTCCGCCAGCCGGGCCGCCGACGCCCTCGCGGGCCGCGACACCGGCACGTACTTCCACCGCACCGGCCGCCGCTCCGCCGACCGGCTCCTCTGGCTCGCCCACGCCTCCACCCCGCAGGGCGCGCTCACCCTGGACGACGGTGCCGTACGGGCCGTCGTGGAGCGCCGCACCTCGCTGCTGCCCGCCGGGATCTCCGCCGTCGAGGGTGAGTTCAGCGCCGGCGACCCGGTGGAGCTGCGCGATCTGCGCGGCGCCCCCGTCGCCCGCGGGCTCGTCAACTTCGACGCGAAGGAGATCCCCCAGCTGCTCGGCCGCTCCACCCGCGATCTCGCCCGTGAGCTGGGCCCCGCCTATGAGCGCGAGGTCGTACACAGGGACGATCTGGTCATCCTCGTGCCGCGCCTCACCCCCTGAAACGGCTGAAAGTCCCGCCATCGGGCAGGGACCTTTACCAAAACCGCCCCACGCCCGGCCGTTGACTGGTCCACTTTGTAGCGGGGAAACAGGGGACCGCACAGCAACACATCACAGGAGGCCGCCGGTGAGACGAGCGCGCCCGGGGGCGTCGCCCCGAGGCACGGGCAGCCGCGCCCTGACGAGCGTCGGAGCGGGCGCCGGTTTCGACCGGAACCCGCCCCTGGGAGGCACCGCCGACCAGGAGCCGGTGCCGGAGCGCCAGGAGGACCGCCCGCAGTCGAAGCTCTGGCACATCACCCTCAGCGTCTCGGGGGCCGAGACCCCGCTGCGGGAGGTCAGACGCGGTCTGGAGCAGCTCGCGCACGACCATCCCTTCCTGCTGACCAGCCGTTACGCAGGCGACCACGCGGAGATCCGCTACTGGGAAGAGGCCCGCGACCTGCACGACGCCGCCGCGGTCGCCCTGCGGCTGTGGGGCGAGCACCGCTCCAGCGCCCAACTGCCGCCGTGGAAGATCGTCGGCCTCGAAGTCATCGACCGCGAGACCTACCACCAGCGCATCGCCGAGGGGTACGGGCCACCGCCCGCCGCCCCCGTCGGCGTGCACCCGTACTGAAAGGCCGTGCTGCGAGGCGTCCGCCCCTCGGGTCGGCCGTCTCGCATCACGGGATACGTGCCGTATGCCCGCAGAGCGCGCATTACCCTGCGGGCATGACCACGCTCTCGCCCTACGACAACCTGTCCCCGGTCGCGCAGACCGCCTACCGGGCCCGCGCCGCCGCCGCAGATATCGCGCCACTTCCGCGCGCTGCCAAGGACGACGCGCTGCTGGCCATCGCGGACGCCCTCGAAGTGCGGACCGCCGAGATCGTCGAGGCCAAC is a genomic window containing:
- the proB gene encoding glutamate 5-kinase — protein: MTGARRIVVKVGSSSLTTASGGLDADRVDALVDVLAKVRDGGEREVVLVSSGAIAAGLAPLGLVRRPKDLARQQAAASVGQGLLVARYTASFARYGVRVGQVLLTADDTSRRAHYRNAFSTLDKLLEMGAVPVVNENDTVATDEIRFGDNDRLAALVAHLVHADLLVLLSDVDGLYDGPPGTPGASRIAEVTGPGDLAGVTIGSAGKAGVGTGGMVTKVEAANIATAAGVPVVLTSASRAADALAGRDTGTYFHRTGRRSADRLLWLAHASTPQGALTLDDGAVRAVVERRTSLLPAGISAVEGEFSAGDPVELRDLRGAPVARGLVNFDAKEIPQLLGRSTRDLARELGPAYEREVVHRDDLVILVPRLTP
- a CDS encoding glycosyltransferase family 2 protein — its product is MADMPRTNHEPDVSVIIGAYEAMPYLIRCLESVDAQTIGPGRMEIVAVDDGSTDGTGECLEEFAARTAIPMRVVRQENSGGPSGPRNLGLGLARGRYVFFLDADDYFGEEALERMVAMGDRAGTDVILGKIVGVDRGAAKSMWGETVERADLFDSHIKFTLSAQKLFRRDLLVRLGMSFDEKLRTGEDALFTMEAYLRGDGVSVVADYTCYYLVGREDGKQLTKSGGYELRFDSARALMKLIADHVPPGPRRDTLMVRPFVITLLPQFGPALLGQSEAVRKHKLELAAPLMRAYWTPGLARRLKVQERLRLTCVAEGRLDLLLDILRFLKDKKKPKAVRKGLRGRLHLTYPHFGEGAGLPDAAYELTVPERIGGGKPVVPEPQTPTVFVRRLRRKARRTAGALRTALHVPRRA
- a CDS encoding bifunctional cytidylyltransferase/SDR family oxidoreductase, encoding MSLPQEAKLRTTAVVLAGGTGQRVGLSIPKQLLKIAGKAVIEHTLTIFQNAEDIDDIIVMMAPGFVPDVEKIVVKAQLTKVTRVIEGGTTRNETTERAIAALGEGLAENEDRNVLFHDAVRPLLSQRVIRDCVAALDRYQAVDVAIPSADTIIVTRTHGEDGEFITEVPDRSRLRRGQTPQAFKLSTIRKAYRIAAGDPNFQATDDCSVVLKYLPDVPIHVVAGDEYNMKVTQPVDVFLTDKLFQLASTAAPRQADEAAYRELLSGKTVVVFGGSYGIGADLATMAESYGAKVYALGRSTTGTHVENRADIDGALARAHAETGRVDYVINTAGVLRIGRLAETDDATIQEALNVNYLAPVQIARASYKYLAETQGQLLLYTSSSYTRGRAEYSLYSSTKAAMVNLTQALADEWAGEGIRVNCVNPERTATPMRTRAFGQEPEGSLLSSEAVARTSLDVLLSELTGHVIDVRQQDPTAEASASSGFDQALASALDRQGDG
- a CDS encoding polysaccharide pyruvyl transferase family protein; this encodes MTDEPSRKRRLLLRSGKSPFDTGSLEDALHRDVFATNTGNLIFSDAAHKILTTPRTDVFSNGIRAVPSEAERINEEYDVFVVPLANAFRPTFERPLARMTQLIRKLRIPVVVLGVGAQAPLAYDAERLKPMEQTVRQFVAAVLDRSASIGVRGEFTARYLADMGFRDVEVIGCPSMFLNGATFTLTKRQGPLTAESRIAVNGSHSAVRAHGLDAIIRRAHGRYPHLRFIGQNLLEAELLHWRETPHPDGAQTSMPTHPSHPMYREDKVRLYIDPATWIGELRDFDFSFGSRIHGNIAALLAGVPSTVLCSDSRTLELCRYFEIPHRRISEVPDTVDPAELYEAADFGGLVNGHEERFLRFIGFLERNGLENTFTHGDGGAAFDARLAGLALPPAVRPWIGNDPEALSARFGWLRGRMEELAAHNAELRGRLAGRTSPVGVRIQIGQGAGTLPTVYRRARRVVGRPVRKLLRPEE